Proteins from one Pseudodesulfovibrio sp. JC047 genomic window:
- a CDS encoding ABC transporter permease has translation MTSYAFFGALEQGFAYGLMVIGVYLTFRVLDFPDLTVDGSLPLGAAVSAVAVTSGYSPLLAILMAAGAGFLAGMVTGILNTKFKILHLLASILTMIALYSINLRIMGRPNIALLGQETVVDWFMKLTGLSPSYSNPLLFLCICLVIVFILIWFLHTEQGLAFLATGNNMQMITSQGVNTDTVIIFGVGLSNALVATSGALVAQNQGAADVNMGVGTIIAGLASVILGETIFGDKTIGRALIAALLGSALYRIAIGLALGLKLGSFSITPSDLNLITALIVVVALVSPRIKRTFLARRAA, from the coding sequence ATGACAAGTTATGCTTTTTTTGGAGCCTTGGAACAAGGATTCGCCTACGGCCTGATGGTCATCGGCGTCTACCTGACATTTCGAGTACTGGACTTCCCGGATCTGACGGTCGATGGCAGCCTGCCTCTTGGGGCCGCAGTGTCTGCGGTTGCGGTCACTTCAGGCTATTCACCGCTTCTTGCGATTCTGATGGCAGCCGGAGCCGGTTTTCTCGCGGGTATGGTGACCGGGATTCTCAACACCAAATTCAAGATACTCCATCTGCTTGCGTCCATTTTGACCATGATTGCGCTGTATTCAATCAATTTGCGTATCATGGGACGTCCAAATATAGCGTTGCTGGGACAGGAAACGGTCGTTGATTGGTTCATGAAATTGACAGGGTTATCCCCCTCCTACTCCAACCCCCTTCTTTTCCTGTGCATCTGTCTGGTGATCGTTTTTATCCTCATCTGGTTCTTACACACAGAGCAGGGATTGGCTTTTTTAGCGACAGGCAACAATATGCAGATGATTACCAGTCAAGGTGTCAACACGGACACGGTCATCATTTTTGGAGTGGGATTGTCCAACGCATTGGTTGCCACCTCCGGCGCACTGGTTGCCCAGAATCAAGGAGCGGCCGATGTGAATATGGGCGTGGGAACCATCATTGCCGGTCTGGCTTCAGTCATCCTTGGTGAAACGATTTTTGGAGATAAAACCATTGGACGCGCGCTTATTGCCGCACTTCTCGGGTCTGCTCTCTATCGAATTGCCATTGGTTTAGCCCTTGGTCTCAAGCTTGGATCATTCTCAATCACACCAAGCGATTTGAATCTTATCACTGCACTCATTGTTGTTGTGGCTTTGGTCTCCCCAAGAATAAAGCGCACATTCCTCGCCAGGAGAGCCGCATGA
- a CDS encoding ABC transporter substrate-binding protein produces the protein MKKILLSLLAVLLCATTVLAGKSYTISVTQIVEHPSLDAMRKGVADRLEEKGIDATFNVHIAQGNAATNVQIISQIIGEQPDLVLAIATTGAQAAAQKIHDRPIVFTGVTDPVTAGLVKDLQNSNATNVTGMSDFSPMDKHVALIQEIVPSTQAIGVIYNAGEPNSVASVGALRENAAKAGLTVEEATIANSSGVYQAAQSLIGRCDVIYIPTDNTAISALESAIKVCTQNQLPLIVADVDSVARGALAAVAVDYYKMGLQTGDMVARILVDGADPSKMPVEFLNDLNLHVNTTAAASMGVTIPDTVLSRASKIIE, from the coding sequence ATGAAAAAAATACTGTTGTCTCTGTTGGCGGTGTTGCTCTGTGCAACAACCGTTTTAGCCGGAAAATCATATACTATTTCAGTGACGCAAATTGTTGAGCATCCGTCCCTCGACGCCATGCGAAAAGGTGTTGCTGACAGACTTGAGGAAAAAGGCATTGATGCCACATTCAATGTCCATATTGCCCAGGGAAATGCAGCAACGAATGTACAAATTATCAGCCAAATCATTGGAGAACAGCCTGACTTGGTTTTGGCAATTGCCACGACGGGAGCACAGGCTGCGGCACAGAAAATTCATGATCGTCCCATCGTGTTTACCGGTGTGACCGATCCAGTGACAGCCGGTTTGGTCAAGGATCTGCAAAATTCAAATGCAACAAACGTAACCGGCATGTCGGATTTCAGTCCGATGGACAAACATGTTGCCTTGATTCAGGAAATTGTTCCGTCCACTCAGGCTATCGGTGTCATTTATAATGCAGGTGAACCGAATTCCGTGGCATCGGTGGGTGCCTTGCGAGAAAATGCGGCCAAGGCCGGGCTCACGGTCGAAGAGGCTACCATTGCGAACTCGAGCGGCGTGTATCAAGCGGCTCAAAGTTTGATCGGACGATGCGATGTCATTTATATCCCAACGGATAATACAGCCATTTCCGCCTTGGAATCCGCTATTAAAGTCTGCACACAAAATCAACTTCCCCTCATTGTTGCAGATGTAGATTCCGTCGCCCGTGGAGCTCTTGCTGCAGTGGCTGTGGATTATTATAAAATGGGACTGCAAACTGGCGATATGGTCGCCCGAATTCTTGTCGATGGGGCAGATCCTTCCAAAATGCCGGTCGAGTTCCTCAATGATCTCAATCTGCACGTGAACACGACGGCCGCAGCATCCATGGGTGTGACCATACCGGACACTGTTTTGAGTCGGGCATCCAAAATTATTGAGTAG
- a CDS encoding ATP-binding cassette domain-containing protein, with amino-acid sequence MITITEMNKAFNKGDVNEVTALKKVNLEVKDGDFITIIGSNGAGKSTFLNALAGSFPIDSGKIILGEIDITKWPEYKRASLIGRVFQDPLLGTCAHATIEQNLALAKKRGITRGLSRGVKKLDREFFKEKLSILGLGLEDRLKAQTGLLSGGQRQALTMLMATLVRPRLLLLDEHTAALDPKTGSMVLELTKEIVSSQGLTTLMVTHNMQQAISMGNRLIMFHRGEIVVDICGEEKQNLKVEDLLSRFSKLRGEDGVSDRMLLS; translated from the coding sequence ATGATTACCATAACAGAAATGAATAAGGCCTTTAACAAGGGCGATGTCAATGAGGTGACCGCACTGAAAAAGGTCAACCTTGAAGTGAAAGACGGTGACTTTATCACCATTATCGGTTCAAATGGTGCAGGGAAATCAACATTTCTCAATGCGTTGGCCGGATCATTCCCTATTGATTCCGGCAAAATTATTCTGGGTGAAATCGATATTACCAAATGGCCGGAATATAAACGCGCAAGCCTGATTGGTCGGGTCTTTCAAGATCCGCTGCTGGGAACCTGCGCACACGCGACGATTGAACAGAATCTGGCCTTGGCGAAAAAACGGGGAATCACCAGAGGGCTTTCCCGTGGAGTAAAAAAGTTAGATCGGGAGTTTTTCAAAGAGAAACTGTCCATACTTGGTCTGGGACTCGAAGATCGGCTCAAGGCGCAAACAGGCCTGCTTTCCGGTGGACAACGACAAGCCCTAACCATGCTCATGGCGACATTGGTCCGCCCTCGCCTGCTGCTGCTGGATGAACACACTGCCGCCCTTGATCCGAAAACCGGCAGCATGGTTCTCGAATTGACCAAAGAAATAGTCAGTTCTCAAGGGCTGACCACACTCATGGTCACGCATAACATGCAGCAGGCCATTTCCATGGGAAATCGACTCATCATGTTTCATCGTGGTGAAATCGTCGTGGATATTTGCGGCGAAGAAAAACAAAATCTCAAGGTTGAAGATCTCTTATCGCGTTTCTCGAAGTTGCGTGGTGAAGACGGGGTCTCCGACCGGATGTTGTTGAGCTAG